The Chitinophagales bacterium genomic interval ACCAGGTAAATGCATTTACGAACAGTTTCAGGGACACCACAAAAATCAAAAGTCTGAAAGCTGTTGCAAAACCATTGCTGGATTCACTGGAAGAAATTGAAGATACACTTATACAGGTTAAAGCGATTGCAGGAGAAGATGTGCTGCGATTTCCGATGCAGATGCTGGAACGGATGTGCGCCTTGCAGGACTTTATCCGTGCTGCCGACAGTCGTCCGCCGATGCAACAGTTTGAAGTAGCCAATGTATTGATAGCGCGCAGCGACAGCTATCTGAAGCGGCTTGATAACATTTTCATGAAACAGGTGACGGCATTTAACGCTGAAGTGATGCGGCTGAATTTACCGGTGGTCGATCCGGTAAGGAGTTTGAAATGATGGAGGATAGATGCCCGTTTTGGTGTACAGGCATTGCTTTGAGATGATTGCAATTGGTTGAAACAGGCAAACAATTTTGCCGCAATTAAAAGCACGAAAACAATGATGCTATACAACACGATAAATTAAGAGGCTCCGCATTTATATGCGCCGCCATTATTTTCCGTGTATCTGCTGCATTCCGCTTACTTTTGATACAATGAACAGAAAAAGAGAAAACGCTTCAAGGCCGCATCACACATCCGCCAAACCTGATTTCGGCGGCGGTAAACGGCAGCGGCCGACCTACCGTAGAAAACCATTGCTGCCAAGACCGGTTGCACCGGTAAACGTGCAGCCGGCAGCGGCAGCGAACGCTGAGGATAAGGGAGTGCAGCTCAACAAATATTTATCGAATGCCGGCATTGCGGCGAGGAGAAAATGCGAAGAGTTTATTGCAGAAGGCCTGGTAACGGTGAATAATAAAGTCATCAAAGAACCAGGTTACCGCGTACAAAAAAATGACAGCGTAAAGTATAAAGGAGAAAAAGTCACCTATGGAAAAAAGGTGTACATCCTGCTGAACAAACCCAAATTTCATATTACCACAACCGAAGATGATCGCGGCAGAAAGACCGTGATGGAACTGATCAGTGAAGCCTCCACCGAACGGTTGTTCCCGGTAGGACGGCTCGACCGGAATACCACCGGCCTGCTGTTATTTACCAATGACGGTGACCTCGCGCAACGGCTCACGCATCCCAGCAAAAAAGTGCAGAAAGTGTATGAAGTAACGCTGAATAAAAAGCTGGAACTCGACGATATGGAAAAGATTGCCAAAGGCATTGTGCTGGAAGACGGTCTTGCCATCGTGGATGAGATTGCCTATGCCAATGACAAGGAAAAGAACGTAGTAGGTATCGAACTGCATATCGGCAAAAACAGGATTGTTCGCCGGATATTCGAACACCTGGGATATACTGTAATTAAACTTGACCGCGTATTATATGCAGGGTTGACCAAAAAAAATCTGCCGCGCGGCGAATGGAGGGAACTCACGGAGCGGGAAGTGATTACGTTGAAGCATTTGGGGTAACATGCATTCGCGG includes:
- a CDS encoding rRNA pseudouridine synthase, whose protein sequence is MNRKRENASRPHHTSAKPDFGGGKRQRPTYRRKPLLPRPVAPVNVQPAAAANAEDKGVQLNKYLSNAGIAARRKCEEFIAEGLVTVNNKVIKEPGYRVQKNDSVKYKGEKVTYGKKVYILLNKPKFHITTTEDDRGRKTVMELISEASTERLFPVGRLDRNTTGLLLFTNDGDLAQRLTHPSKKVQKVYEVTLNKKLELDDMEKIAKGIVLEDGLAIVDEIAYANDKEKNVVGIELHIGKNRIVRRIFEHLGYTVIKLDRVLYAGLTKKNLPRGEWRELTEREVITLKHLG